A stretch of the Vitis riparia cultivar Riparia Gloire de Montpellier isolate 1030 chromosome 13, EGFV_Vit.rip_1.0, whole genome shotgun sequence genome encodes the following:
- the LOC117928563 gene encoding peroxidase 4-like, translated as MASPSSYMAVVTMALLILFLGSSTAQLSTNYYSQSCPKLFPTVKSAVKSAIAKEARMGASLLRLFFHDCFVNGCDGSVLLDDTSSFIGEKNAAPNANSVRGFDVVDDIKSKVEKSCPGVVSCADVLAIAARDSVVILGGPSWNVKLGRRDARTASQAAANNSIPPPTSNLNQLISRFQALGLSTRDLVALAGSHTIGQARCTSFRARIYNETNIDNSFAKTRQSNCPRASGSGDNNLAPLDLQTPTAFENNYYKNLIKKKGLLHSDQQLFNGGSTDSIVRKYSNSRSNFNDDFVAGMIKMGDISPLTGSNGEIRKNCRRVN; from the exons ATGGCTTCCCCCTCTTCTTACATGGCCGTTGTGACTATGGCTCTCCTAATTCTCTTCTTGGGCAGCTCCACTGCTCAACTTTCAACCAATTACTACTCCCAATCTTGTCCAAAGCTCTTCCCCACTGTGAAGTCTGCAGTGAAGTCTGCAATAGCAAAAGAAGCCCGGATGGGAGCCTCGCTCCTACGCCTTTTCTTCCATGATTGCTTTGTTAAT GGATGTGATGGCTCGGTACTTCTAGACGACACATCCTCCTTCATAGGAGAGAAGAATGCAGCTCCAAATGCAAATTCCGTAAGGGGATTCGATGTGGTTGATGATATAAAATCCAAAGTTGAGAAGTCCTGCCCAGGTGTGGTCTCGTGTGCTGATGTTCTGGCCATTGCTGCTAGAGACTCTGTAGTCATT CTTGGAGGGCCTAGCTGGAACGTAAAACTTGGGCGAAGAGACGCCCGGACCGCAAGCCAGGCTGCTGCAAACAACAGCATCCCTCCTCCAACTTCAAACCTGAACCAACTAATCTCTAGATTCCAAGCTCTTGGCCTCTCAACCAGGGACTTGGTTGCCTTAGCTG GCTCACACACAATTGGGCAAGCAAGGTGCACATCCTTCAGGGCTCGCATATACAATGAGACAAACATCGATAATTCCTTCGCTAAAACAAGGCAGAGCAACTGCCCAAGAGCCAGTGGCTCAGGGGACAACAACTTGGCCCCTCTGGATCTTCAAACTCCTACAGCTTTTGAGAACAACTACTACAAGAACCTGATCAAGAAGAAAGGACTTCTCCACTCTGATCAGCAGCTGTTCAATGGGGGTTCCACTGATTCTATAGTGAGAAAGTACAGCAACAGCCGGAGCAACTTCAATGATGATTTTGTAGCAGGGATGATCAAGATGGGAGATATCAGCCCACTCACTGGATCAAATGGAGAGATTAGGAAGAACTGCAGAAGGGTGAATTGA
- the LOC117928562 gene encoding protein NRT1/ PTR FAMILY 5.1, with the protein MALKFYHKNGLLWQFQLHFPNYLLLSFSISSPLPSDSPIHFSLMEAKGYTQDGTVDLQGRPVIASKTGKWRACAFLVGYEAFERMAFYGVASNLVVYLTTQLHEDNVSSVRNVNNWSGSVWMTPILGAYIADSYLGRFWTFTVSSLIYVLGMVLLTMAVSLKFLKPNCANGVCNKASTSQIAFFYSALYIIAVGSGGTKPNISTFGADQFDDFNAKEKELKVSFFNWWMFSSFLGALFATLGLVYIQENLGWGLGYGIPTVGLLLSLFIFYIGTPIYRHKVRKSKSPARDLIRVPIAAFKNRKLTLPTQPSELHELELQHYSSSGKRQVHHTPTFSFLDKAAIKEGNMGTTRPPCTVTQVEGTKLVFGMIMIWLVTLIPSTIWAQINTLFVKQGTTLDRHLGSSFQIPAASLGSFVTLSMLLSVPMYDRYFVPLMRRKTGNPRGITLLQRIGIGFMLQVIAVAIAYGVELRRMHVIRIHQVVGPKEVVPMSIFWLLPQYVLIGIGDVFNAIGLLEFFYDQSPEDMQSLGTTFFTSGIGVGNFLNSFLVTVVDKITRRGGGKSWIGKNLNDTHLDYYYGFLLVISALNLGAFLWASSKYIYKRENIEVYADGVQVESKALDTSPLAIQV; encoded by the exons ATGGCCCTCAAAttctatcataaaaatgggcTATTATGGCA GTTTCAGCTCCACTTCCCAAATTATCTTTTGCTTTCATTCTCCATTTCCTCTCCTCTTCCATCAGACTCTCCTATACATTTTTCTCTGATGGAAGCCAAAGGTTACACCCAAGATGGCACTGTTGATCTCCAAGGCCGCCCAGTGATCGCCTCCAAGACTGGGAAATGGAGGGCTTGTGCTTTTCTTGTTG GCTATGAAGCATTTGAAAGGATGGCCTTCTATGGAGTAGCCTCCAATTTAGTAGTTTACTTGACTACACAACTTCATGAAGACAATGTTTCCTCTGTGAGGAATGTAAACAACTGGTCAGGATCGGTGTGGATGACACCAATCCTTGGAGCCTACATAGCAGATTCCTACCTGGGCCGGTTCTGGACTTTCACTGTATCATCCCTCATTTATGTCCTG GGGATGGTGCTTCTAACAATGGCAGTTTCActtaaattcttgaaaccaaatTGTGCAAATGGAGTCTGCAACAAGGCTTCTACTTCCCAAATAGCGTTCTTCTACTCGGCTCTCTACATCATAGCTGTTGGCTCAGGTGGAACAAAGCCCAACATATCCACCTTTGGCGCGGATCAATTTGACGATTTCAATGCCAAGGAGAAAGAGCTCAAGGTCTCATTCTTCAACTGGTGGATGTTCAGTTCCTTTTTAGGCGCTTTATTTGCAACGCTTGGCCTTGTGTACATACAAGAGAACCTGGGATGGGGATTAGGATATGGTATCCCTACAGTTGGTCTTCTACTATCGCTCTTCATATTCTACATAGGGACCCCAATATACAGGCACAAAGTTAGGAAGAGTAAAAGCCCTGCAAGAGACCTAATTAGAGTCCCCATTGCAGCCTTCAAAAATAGGAAGCTTACGCTGCCTACACAGCCATCTGAGCTTCATGAACTTGAGCTGCAGCATTACAGTAGTAGTGGGAAAAGGCAAGTCCATCACACCCCAACTTTCAG TTTCCTGGACAAGGCTGCAATAAAAGAAGGCAACATGGGTACCACAAGGCCCCCCTGCACAGTGACTCAAGTGGAAGGAACCAAGCTTGTTTTTGGGATGATCATGATATGGCTAGTAACTCTAATCCCTAGTACCATCTGGGCACAAATCAACACTCTGTTTGTCAAACAGGGTACCACTTTGGACCGGCACCTTGGCTCAAGCTTCCAAATTCCAGCAGCCTCCCTAGGGAGCTTTGTTACCCTCTCCATGCTCCTCTCTGTGCCAATGTATGACCGCTACTTTGTGCCTCTCATGCGTCGTAAAACTGGGAATCCTAGGGGAATCACATTGCTTCAAAGGATTGGCATAGGATTTATGCTCCAAGTTATAGCTGTTGCAATCGCCTATGGTGTGGAGCTCAGGAGGATGCATGTCATAAGAATTCACCAAGTTGTAGGGCCTAAAGAAGTTGTCCCCATGAGCATATTTTGGCTACTGCCCCAATATGTTCTGATAGGGATTGGAGACGTGTTTAACGCCATTGGATTGCTGGAGTTCTTCTATGATCAATCTCCAGAAGACATGCAGAGCCTTGGTACTACATTCTTCACAAGTGGGATAGGTGTTGGGAACTTCTTGAACAGCTTTTTAGTGACAGTGGTGGACAAAATCACAAGGAGAGGAGGTGGGAAGAGTTGGATTGGGAAAAACCTGAATGACACTCACTTGGATTACTACTATGGATTCCTTTTGGTCATATCTGCCCTCAATTTAGGGGCTTTTCTTTGGGCATCAAGTAAGTATATTTACAAAAGGGAAAACATAGAAGTGTATGCGGATGGTGTTCAAGTGGAAAGCAAAGCCTTGGACACATCCCCTCTAGCTATACAAGTATGA